A region from the Aegilops tauschii subsp. strangulata cultivar AL8/78 chromosome 5, Aet v6.0, whole genome shotgun sequence genome encodes:
- the LOC109778061 gene encoding glutamate receptor 2.2-like: LCNFTALGLLENYSVQVIIGPQTSSQAAFVSDLGSKSQVPVISFTATSPSLYSGSLPYFVRATLSDSTQVNSIASLIKAYGWRQVVPIYEETDYGRGVIPYLIDALQEIDVRVPYRSVIPLSATTEQITKELYKLLTMQTRVFLVHMSPDLASILFIMAKEVGMMKKGFVWIMTDGLTNVIDSTNPSVMEAMNGVLGVKFYTPKSEELDNFTIRWNRRLQIDNPNDPPLKLSIFELWGYDTIWAVAQAVENLGIKNKTSFQKPAVARNMTRLGTSVYGPDLLKTILQYKFRGLSGHFDLSGRQLQASTFQIINVVDKGWKEIGFWTAENGISRRLYHGESTTRHSGLASDLNPVIWPGKSTEIPRGWEAPVNGKKLRVGVHTSVYPQFMASGKDPITGATTASGLSIDVFKEAIKRLPYALPYEYVAFGTTNDTSSGGYDDFVYQVYLKVIAASGLQLLASNLQAVDFICMP; encoded by the coding sequence TTATGCAACTTTACAGCTCTCGGCCTGCTAGAGAATTACAGCGTCCAAGTTATTATAGGTCCTCAAACATCTTCACAAGCAGCATTTGTATCGGATCTCGGGAGTAAAAGTCAGGTCCCTGTCATCTCCTTCACAGCAACAAGCCCATCTCTTTACTCTGGCAGTCTTCCATATTTTGTTCGTGCAACATTGAGTGACTCTACACAAGTGAATAGCATTGCCTCCCTAATCAAGGCCTACGGGTGGAGACAGGTGGTGCCAATTTATGAAGAAACTGACTATGGTAGAGGTGTCATACCATATCTCATTGACGCCCTCCAAGAAATTGATGTTCGTGTTCCCTACCGGAGTGTGATCCCCCTGTCAGCAACTACTGAACAAATTACCAAAGAACTCTATAAGTTATTGACAATGCAAACAAGGGTCTTCTTGGTGCATATGTCACCTGATCTGGCTTCGATCCTCTTCATAATGGCAAAAGAGGTTGGTATGATGAAGAAAGGATTTGTATGGATCATGACAGATGGGCTAACCAATGTCATAGACTCCACGAACCCTTCTGTCATGGAAGCAATGAATGGTGTTTTAGGAGTAAAGTTTTATACTCCTAAATCAGAGGAACTGGATAACTTCACCATACGCTGGAACAGGAGATTACAGATTGATAACCCAAATGATCCACCACTGAAACTAAGCATATTTGAACTCTGGGGCTATGATACTATATGGGCGGTAGCGCAAGCAGTTGAAAACCTTGGTATTAAGAACAAAACATCATTTCAAAAACCAGCAGTTGCAAGAAACATGACAAGATTGGGAACTTCTGTTTATGGCCCGGATCTCCTAAAGACCATCTTGCAATACAAATTTAGAGGTTTGAGTGGTCATTTTGACCTTTCAGGCAGGCAGCTGCAAGCTTCTACATTTCAGATAATAAATGTAGTTGATAAAGGGTGGAAAGAAATTGGGTTTTGGACTGCAGAAAATGGTATTTCCCGGCGACTATATCACGGAGAATCAACGACACGGCATTCAGGCTTAGCTTCTGACCTAAACCCGGTAATTTGGCCAGGAAAATCAACAGAGATACCCAGAGGGTGGGAAGCTCCTGTGAATGGGAAGAAGCTTCGAGTAGGAGTGCACACAAGTGTATACCCACAATTTATGGCAAGTGGAAAAGATCCTATCACTGGGGCCACTACAGCAAGTGGCCTTTCAATTGATGTATTCAAAGAGGCAATTAAAAGACTTCCCTATGCACTGCCCTATGAGTATGTAGCATTTGGCACTACGAATGACACAAGCAGTGGAGGTTATGATGATTTTGTTTACCAAGTTTACCTTAAGGTAATAGCTGCATCAGGGCTTCAACTTCTGGCATCAAATTTGCAAGCAGTAGATTTTATATGCATGCCATGA